A window of Paenibacillus polygoni contains these coding sequences:
- a CDS encoding foldase protein PrsA, producing MDNKPLQNDNEEEKKDSLTEEQETAVQQETSPETVMQEENVETLADDHSEVTTKGKSSLVWMIVSGVLAVILVIVLIKPPFGGDNEAVASVNGTKITKDDLYSELVTLGGTSTLDNLITMELIDQAAAEANVSITEEDVNAEIEALKTQFGGEEALNSALAQSGMTLDDLKENTEIQVKIRKILEPQTKVTDEDISTYYEENKDSFATPEQVRASHILVATKEEAEAIKKELDGGADFAALASEKSTDTASATNGGDLGFFGEGQMVEEFEKAAFSLEINEISEPVKSDHGYHIIKKTDYKEAANPTLEDKKEDIRKLLVDQQVSELSSTWLSDLRSNAKITNKLEETKTTESTDPTETTTTETTTTE from the coding sequence TTGGATAATAAACCATTACAAAATGATAACGAAGAAGAAAAGAAAGATTCTTTAACTGAAGAACAGGAAACAGCAGTACAGCAAGAAACATCTCCAGAGACAGTAATGCAAGAGGAGAATGTGGAGACGTTAGCAGATGATCATTCTGAGGTTACTACAAAAGGAAAAAGCAGCTTAGTATGGATGATTGTATCAGGAGTTCTTGCTGTAATTCTTGTTATCGTACTAATCAAGCCTCCATTTGGGGGAGACAATGAAGCTGTGGCTTCAGTCAACGGTACTAAGATTACAAAGGACGACTTATATAGTGAATTGGTGACACTTGGTGGAACGTCCACACTTGATAATTTGATTACTATGGAACTTATTGACCAGGCGGCAGCGGAGGCCAACGTCTCTATTACAGAAGAAGATGTGAACGCTGAGATAGAAGCGCTCAAGACGCAATTTGGCGGTGAAGAAGCCCTAAATTCAGCTCTTGCCCAATCAGGCATGACACTTGATGACCTCAAGGAAAACACGGAAATTCAAGTGAAAATCCGCAAAATTTTAGAGCCGCAAACGAAGGTGACAGACGAAGATATTAGCACCTATTACGAAGAGAACAAAGATTCATTTGCTACTCCAGAGCAAGTAAGAGCTTCACATATCCTTGTAGCAACGAAGGAAGAAGCTGAAGCGATTAAGAAAGAGCTGGATGGAGGAGCAGACTTTGCAGCCTTGGCATCTGAGAAATCTACAGATACAGCTTCAGCAACGAATGGCGGAGATCTTGGATTCTTCGGTGAAGGTCAAATGGTAGAAGAGTTCGAGAAAGCAGCTTTCTCCTTGGAAATCAATGAGATCAGTGAACCAGTCAAGTCCGATCATGGTTACCATATTATTAAGAAAACAGATTATAAAGAAGCTGCAAATCCAACACTTGAAGATAAAAAAGAAGATATTCGCAAATTGCTAGTAGATCAACAAGTTAGCGAACTGTCTTCCACATGGTTGTCTGATCTGCGTTCCAATGCAAAGATAACCAATAAACTTGAAGAAACAAAGACTACTGAGTCTACTGATCCTACAGAAACGACAACAACCGAAACGACAACAACTGAATAA
- a CDS encoding carbohydrate ABC transporter permease, translating into MKESMSYKIFKTCNAVFLLCIVFITLYPFLNVVAQSFSSEAYINSGKVNLIPKGFNIDTYKTVVKDNMFWTNYKNTVVYTLVGTAISMFLSTIFAYALSKKRLMGRKFLTMFAVFTMFFNGGLIPNYVLINSLGFSNSMWALVIPGAISIYNMLIMKSFFENMPEELEEAAAIDGLSTYGILFRIILPLSKAVMATMVLFYAVGHWNSWFPAFLYLDQKEKFPVTIYLRNMIAAATGGTSAGATSADNLTQISANIKSVTMVLTILPILTIYPFVQKYFVSGIMLGSVKG; encoded by the coding sequence ATGAAGGAATCCATGTCCTATAAAATATTCAAAACTTGCAACGCGGTCTTCTTACTATGTATTGTCTTTATCACTTTGTATCCCTTTCTCAATGTAGTCGCACAGTCGTTCAGCAGTGAAGCCTATATTAATTCGGGAAAGGTGAATCTCATTCCGAAAGGATTTAATATCGATACTTACAAGACCGTAGTAAAAGACAACATGTTCTGGACTAATTACAAAAACACCGTTGTTTATACTTTAGTGGGAACAGCTATTTCTATGTTTTTGTCTACGATTTTTGCCTACGCCTTATCTAAAAAAAGACTCATGGGGCGCAAGTTTCTAACGATGTTTGCCGTCTTCACTATGTTTTTTAATGGCGGACTGATTCCCAACTACGTACTGATTAACAGCCTTGGATTCAGTAATTCCATGTGGGCCCTTGTTATTCCAGGGGCAATCAGCATATATAACATGCTCATTATGAAATCTTTCTTTGAGAACATGCCGGAAGAATTAGAAGAAGCCGCAGCTATTGATGGACTAAGTACGTACGGGATTTTATTTCGTATCATTCTGCCACTTAGTAAAGCGGTTATGGCGACGATGGTTCTATTCTATGCCGTTGGGCACTGGAACTCCTGGTTTCCAGCCTTTCTGTACCTTGATCAAAAAGAAAAGTTCCCGGTTACGATTTACCTTCGGAATATGATTGCTGCTGCTACGGGAGGAACTTCGGCAGGAGCTACATCCGCTGATAATTTGACTCAAATTTCTGCTAACATCAAATCAGTCACCATGGTTTTGACGATTTTACCTATTTTAACGATTTATCCTTTTGTCCAAAAGTATTTTGTATCCGGTATCATGCTTGGATCGGTCAAGGGTTAA
- a CDS encoding RNA polymerase sigma factor → MEQYIADVKAGDIEKFSYIVHQYERQIFIYCSRILNSEQDAEDAIQEIFFKAYKSIDSYKPKYSFNSWLYKIAYNHCINILRKRKVYEKAKSLLFMEERSKTNTDVHERSIFSPAFEKVFLSLSHAERSLLILHVFHEKTYQEISEITGTSSEAVRKRISRTKMKVKKTWMEREDEEEWTFSLMKTKA, encoded by the coding sequence ATGGAACAATACATAGCTGACGTGAAGGCTGGAGACATCGAGAAATTCAGTTATATTGTACATCAATATGAAAGGCAGATATTCATCTATTGCAGCCGGATTTTGAACAGCGAACAAGATGCGGAGGACGCGATCCAAGAGATTTTCTTTAAGGCGTACAAGTCGATTGATTCCTATAAACCGAAGTATAGTTTTAACTCCTGGCTGTACAAGATTGCTTATAACCACTGTATTAATATCCTCAGAAAAAGAAAAGTATATGAGAAGGCTAAGTCTCTGCTTTTTATGGAGGAGCGAAGCAAAACAAATACGGATGTTCATGAGCGAAGTATTTTTAGTCCTGCATTTGAAAAAGTATTTCTCAGTCTCAGTCATGCGGAACGGAGTCTACTTATTCTTCATGTATTTCACGAAAAAACCTATCAAGAAATATCGGAGATCACAGGAACCAGCTCAGAAGCTGTCCGAAAAAGAATCAGCAGAACAAAGATGAAAGTGAAAAAAACATGGATGGAGCGGGAGGATGAGGAGGAATGGACATTTTCACTAATGAAAACCAAAGCATAA
- a CDS encoding GntR family transcriptional regulator, translating to MSTEQKLKGSTRAYSYHYLKDKIMHLELEPGKKISEKEISEELNVSRTPVREAFMKLAEEELLDIVPQSGSSVSLINLAHVEEGRFIREKIEREIVALACESFDEEYRFRMETNIALQDVCAGRNNVYKLYELDEEFHQILFEGTGKARTWKMLQQLNIHFNRLRMLRLSKDLNWGNIISQHKEIYQLIVDKETSQAVQIMEDHLRLAVVEQDFLLEKYPHYFV from the coding sequence ATGTCTACAGAACAGAAGCTCAAAGGGTCTACTCGGGCTTACTCTTATCATTATTTGAAAGATAAAATCATGCACTTGGAACTGGAACCGGGCAAGAAAATTTCCGAGAAAGAGATATCAGAGGAACTGAATGTCAGCCGGACTCCGGTACGCGAGGCTTTTATGAAACTGGCAGAAGAAGAGCTGCTAGATATTGTGCCGCAAAGTGGAAGCTCGGTATCCCTGATTAATCTGGCGCATGTGGAAGAAGGGAGGTTCATACGAGAGAAAATTGAGAGAGAGATTGTAGCTCTTGCATGTGAATCTTTTGATGAAGAATACAGGTTTCGGATGGAAACCAATATTGCTTTGCAGGACGTCTGCGCAGGCAGAAATAATGTCTACAAACTTTATGAGCTGGATGAAGAGTTCCATCAGATTTTGTTTGAGGGTACAGGAAAAGCACGAACATGGAAAATGCTGCAACAGCTCAACATTCATTTCAATCGGCTTCGTATGCTCAGATTATCCAAAGATTTGAACTGGGGCAATATTATTTCTCAGCACAAGGAAATCTATCAGCTGATTGTAGACAAAGAGACATCACAGGCTGTTCAAATCATGGAGGATCATTTGCGGCTCGCTGTAGTGGAACAAGATTTCTTGTTAGAGAAATATCCGCATTATTTTGTCTAA
- a CDS encoding ABC transporter substrate-binding protein has product MKKPSLRVMGKTALAAILSLSLAACSNGMGGKEAEIQNKGAMESYAVGETFKATEPFKLSIMYSDQPLYPYKKDWLLFKKITEMTGVTLDPVIVPMSDYPQKRSLLISSGDAPLVIPKTYPGEESAFVSSNAILPVSDYIDLMPNFKDKVEKWGLDTELEGLRQEDGKYYVLPGLHEEIWPDYTLIVRTDILEKHNLAIPKTWDELKTVMQELKKEYPDSIPFSDRFKFLSTLNVASTGFGTKGGWGFGSGLTYKPEQDEFVYTAATQEYKDMLTYFHELVAEGLLDKESFTQDDDQAIQKFINGKSFIINGNSQTVVLHRNDMNKTLGEGKFSVAKITVPGGPAGQLMSGGRLENGVMISAKAKQSENFEAILQFIDWLYYSDEGQEFAKWGVEGETYTKENGVRKLADDINFNGLNPKGTKDLRIDYGFSGGVFAYGGTTDLLHSMFSEEELKFQNDMKEVKEVLPAEPPIPYSIEERERVTLLSTPLKDYTDQNTLKFILGDRDLSEFDAFVKELESQGLTQYLELANKTYKEYKEGK; this is encoded by the coding sequence ATGAAGAAACCTTCTCTTCGCGTGATGGGAAAAACAGCACTTGCAGCTATACTCAGTCTATCACTGGCGGCTTGCAGTAATGGTATGGGCGGAAAAGAAGCAGAGATCCAAAATAAAGGAGCAATGGAATCCTACGCCGTAGGAGAAACCTTTAAAGCAACAGAACCTTTTAAACTATCGATTATGTATAGTGATCAGCCGCTTTATCCTTACAAAAAAGATTGGTTGTTATTTAAGAAAATCACAGAAATGACCGGTGTTACGCTGGATCCTGTTATTGTACCGATGAGTGATTATCCTCAAAAACGATCTTTGCTCATAAGTTCGGGTGATGCACCACTAGTTATTCCTAAAACATATCCAGGTGAAGAATCGGCTTTTGTCTCTTCTAATGCGATTCTGCCTGTCAGTGACTACATTGACTTGATGCCGAATTTCAAGGATAAAGTAGAGAAGTGGGGCCTTGATACGGAGCTAGAAGGTCTTCGCCAAGAAGACGGAAAATACTATGTTCTTCCGGGACTACACGAAGAAATTTGGCCAGATTATACGCTGATCGTGCGTACAGATATTTTGGAAAAACATAATCTTGCCATACCAAAGACGTGGGATGAACTGAAGACGGTTATGCAGGAGCTTAAAAAAGAGTACCCGGACTCTATCCCATTCTCGGATCGTTTTAAATTCCTAAGCACACTGAATGTTGCTTCAACTGGATTTGGAACGAAAGGCGGATGGGGATTTGGAAGCGGCCTGACTTACAAGCCGGAACAAGATGAGTTTGTATATACGGCGGCTACACAGGAGTATAAGGATATGCTGACTTATTTCCACGAGCTCGTAGCAGAAGGTCTATTGGATAAAGAAAGCTTTACTCAAGACGATGATCAGGCTATTCAAAAATTTATAAACGGGAAATCGTTTATTATTAATGGGAATTCTCAAACCGTTGTTCTGCACCGTAATGATATGAATAAAACGCTTGGTGAAGGTAAGTTCTCTGTTGCCAAAATTACGGTGCCTGGCGGGCCGGCAGGTCAGCTCATGTCTGGAGGAAGACTGGAGAACGGTGTCATGATCTCTGCAAAAGCAAAACAAAGTGAAAATTTCGAAGCGATTCTCCAGTTTATCGATTGGCTGTATTACAGCGATGAAGGTCAAGAGTTTGCGAAATGGGGAGTCGAAGGAGAGACATATACGAAAGAAAATGGGGTTCGTAAACTCGCTGATGATATTAACTTCAATGGTCTGAATCCAAAAGGTACAAAAGATTTACGTATTGATTATGGTTTCTCTGGTGGAGTATTCGCCTATGGCGGGACGACGGATTTGCTGCACTCTATGTTTAGTGAAGAAGAACTGAAGTTCCAAAATGACATGAAAGAAGTCAAAGAGGTCCTTCCAGCAGAACCTCCAATCCCGTATTCTATAGAAGAACGTGAGAGAGTTACACTCCTCAGTACACCGCTTAAAGATTATACAGATCAAAATACACTCAAATTTATTCTGGGTGACCGAGATTTATCCGAGTTTGATGCCTTTGTAAAAGAACTGGAAAGCCAAGGACTAACGCAGTATCTGGAACTTGCAAACAAAACATATAAAGAGTACAAAGAAGGAAAATAA
- a CDS encoding GNAT family N-acetyltransferase produces the protein MIEFREIDRNNFFDVIKLGVADRQKEFVANNLFSLAQAKAFPECICLSIYHDDLLVGFTMYCIDDEDQEYWIYRVMIDEKYQSKGYGKAAMEKLIDRIKEDEKHEVIYISFEPDNTWAKILYEKLGFAADGRIIEGEVVYKLEY, from the coding sequence ATGATTGAATTTAGGGAGATCGATAGAAATAATTTTTTTGATGTGATTAAGCTGGGTGTGGCAGATAGACAGAAAGAGTTTGTAGCGAATAATTTGTTTTCTCTGGCACAGGCTAAGGCATTTCCGGAGTGTATCTGTTTGTCGATCTATCACGATGACCTTTTAGTAGGGTTTACAATGTACTGTATAGATGATGAGGATCAGGAATACTGGATCTACCGTGTAATGATTGATGAGAAGTATCAGTCAAAAGGCTATGGCAAGGCTGCAATGGAGAAGCTAATCGACAGGATTAAAGAGGATGAAAAGCATGAGGTAATCTACATAAGCTTTGAACCAGATAATACTTGGGCAAAGATTTTATATGAGAAGTTAGGATTTGCAGCAGATGGTCGTATAATTGAGGGAGAAGTAGTTTACAAGCTGGAGTATTAA
- a CDS encoding ABC transporter permease has protein sequence MAPKSKLQMIGSLLRKDWQLYSLLVLPIIYLLIFKYGPMIGNVIAFRRFVPGGSIFGEKWVGLHYFQMFIHDPTFWRVFTNTIILGGLTMLLTFPMPIIFALLLNEVKSKKFKKFVQTASYLPHFLSIVIVAGMILQLTATNGSINALVQFFTGETINFMQRAEWFRTIYITSEIWQGMGWGAILYLAALTTIDDSLYEAARIDGANRWKQTLHVTIPGILPTIVTLLILNMGSFLAVGFEKILLLYNPLIYETSDVISTYLYRVGIGSSNFSYATAIGLFESIIGLILVFSVNAISRRLTERSLW, from the coding sequence ATGGCACCTAAAAGCAAACTGCAAATGATAGGATCTCTTCTTCGCAAAGACTGGCAGCTATACTCCTTGCTTGTATTGCCTATTATCTACTTACTTATATTTAAATACGGTCCGATGATTGGAAATGTGATTGCGTTTCGCCGTTTTGTACCTGGAGGAAGTATCTTCGGAGAAAAATGGGTAGGACTGCATTATTTCCAGATGTTCATCCATGATCCGACATTCTGGCGAGTATTCACAAACACGATTATTCTAGGCGGACTTACGATGCTTCTTACTTTTCCGATGCCGATTATTTTTGCCCTTCTGCTTAATGAAGTGAAGAGCAAAAAGTTTAAGAAATTTGTGCAAACAGCATCTTACCTCCCACACTTTCTATCCATCGTTATCGTCGCAGGGATGATTCTGCAGTTGACTGCCACAAATGGTTCCATCAATGCATTAGTACAATTCTTCACAGGTGAGACGATTAACTTTATGCAACGTGCGGAGTGGTTCCGTACCATCTATATTACTTCTGAAATCTGGCAAGGCATGGGCTGGGGGGCCATACTCTATCTCGCAGCACTCACTACAATTGATGACTCCCTATATGAAGCAGCAAGAATTGACGGGGCGAATCGCTGGAAACAGACGTTGCATGTAACGATTCCAGGCATTTTACCAACGATCGTAACGCTGCTCATTCTAAATATGGGAAGTTTCCTTGCGGTAGGATTTGAGAAAATTCTCTTACTATACAACCCACTTATCTACGAAACTTCGGATGTGATATCCACTTATCTCTATCGTGTCGGAATTGGGTCTAGTAACTTCAGTTATGCAACAGCGATTGGTCTGTTTGAGTCCATTATCGGGTTAATCCTTGTTTTCTCGGTAAATGCCATCTCACGCAGACTGACAGAACGAAGCTTATGGTAA
- a CDS encoding Nif3-like dinuclear metal center hexameric protein yields MSLTVQEVMDVLPLASGPEGSTVDGLITGNMKQKVQGVAVSFVASHETIEKAAQLGANLFITHEGVFYEHHGSRAEEQEINDPVILRKKEQIKSHQMILYRYHDGPHQAVPDIITHGLLQALDWDTYQHSHLKYACLVTLPEPLSVQQIVQHLKDRLDLPYVRFAGDSEQKCCEIALTSGYRGGGNIALPLFTEQRIDLLIAGEGPEWETPEYVQDAVSQGSPQSQILIGHAASEEPGMKAVAQQIRDHFPDLPVYFIPASPVIKVL; encoded by the coding sequence TTGTCATTGACCGTTCAAGAAGTAATGGATGTGCTTCCTCTTGCATCTGGACCTGAAGGTTCTACGGTGGATGGGCTTATCACGGGGAATATGAAACAAAAGGTTCAGGGAGTGGCTGTTTCCTTTGTTGCTTCCCATGAGACGATTGAGAAAGCAGCACAGCTTGGAGCAAATCTTTTCATCACCCATGAAGGTGTGTTTTATGAACATCATGGGAGCAGAGCTGAAGAGCAGGAAATAAATGACCCTGTCATCTTAAGAAAAAAGGAACAGATTAAATCGCACCAAATGATCTTATATCGATATCATGACGGTCCGCATCAAGCGGTTCCCGATATCATCACGCATGGACTTCTACAAGCGTTAGACTGGGATACGTATCAACATAGCCATCTGAAGTATGCTTGTCTGGTTACCCTTCCTGAGCCGCTCAGCGTGCAGCAGATCGTTCAACATCTGAAAGATAGACTTGATCTTCCTTATGTTCGTTTTGCTGGAGACAGTGAACAAAAGTGTTGTGAAATTGCTCTTACTTCCGGTTATCGGGGCGGGGGTAATATCGCGCTTCCTTTATTCACGGAACAAAGAATCGATCTACTAATAGCTGGAGAAGGACCTGAGTGGGAAACACCCGAATATGTACAGGATGCAGTGAGTCAAGGAAGCCCGCAGTCACAAATCCTGATTGGTCATGCGGCTAGTGAAGAGCCGGGAATGAAGGCAGTTGCTCAGCAGATTCGAGATCATTTTCCGGATCTTCCGGTTTATTTTATACCCGCATCTCCCGTCATTAAGGTGCTGTGA
- a CDS encoding ABC transporter ATP-binding protein — protein MLKQLAEPFRQERSEALKDTNQLGQGTRKKAVKAKNWSWTLRRIWDYLAKRKLKLILVLVMVVLTSALALLGPYLIGTAVDTYLAGEGDRTWVYFLVALGGVYLLHPLFAFLQNIWMIEVAQETVYRMRHDLFEHLHRLPIPFFGKRQQGEIMSRLTNDIENVSATLNGSIIQITSSILTLAGVVIVMLTLSPLLTLLTFTVVPLMALGMRWITKRTGPLFKERQRNLGELNGYIEETLSGQRIIKAFSQEERVLTAFKERNDRIRLSGFWAQTISGFIPKLMNGLNNLSFAIIAGIGGIMAISGSISVGVIIIFAEYARQFTRPLNDLANQWNTILSAIAGAERVFEIMDEDPEVIDEAGAKKLGHVEGAVKFEHVSFGYEEKGATLQDISFEAKPGEMIALVGPTGAGKTTLIQLISRFYSPDQGTITVDGQDVTTIQRKSLRSHMAFVLQDSFLFEGTIRENIRYGRLDASDEEVEEAAKMANAHSFITRLKNGYDQVLHADGSGISQGQKQLLAIARAMLANPAMLVLDEATSSIDTVTEIKIQEGLQRLMQGRTSFVIAHRLNTIRQADKILVMQHGRLIEQGSHEELLGANGFYSELYHAQLKKNVV, from the coding sequence ATGCTTAAACAACTAGCCGAACCGTTTCGTCAGGAGCGTTCCGAGGCACTGAAAGATACAAATCAGCTTGGACAGGGAACCCGGAAAAAAGCAGTCAAAGCGAAAAATTGGTCGTGGACACTGCGCCGAATCTGGGATTACCTTGCAAAAAGAAAGCTGAAGCTGATTCTGGTACTTGTTATGGTCGTTCTCACTTCTGCGTTAGCACTGCTTGGGCCGTACCTTATTGGTACGGCGGTAGATACGTATCTCGCGGGAGAGGGAGATCGTACATGGGTGTACTTTTTAGTGGCGCTCGGGGGTGTTTATCTTCTTCATCCACTCTTTGCTTTCTTGCAGAATATTTGGATGATTGAAGTGGCTCAGGAAACGGTGTACCGGATGCGACATGATTTATTTGAACATCTTCATAGACTGCCTATTCCTTTCTTCGGCAAACGTCAGCAAGGCGAGATTATGAGCAGACTGACAAACGATATTGAAAATGTCAGTGCAACCTTGAATGGTTCCATTATTCAGATTACATCCAGCATTTTGACACTCGCAGGTGTCGTTATTGTCATGCTGACACTGAGTCCGCTCCTCACGCTGCTTACTTTTACCGTTGTTCCTTTGATGGCCCTAGGTATGCGCTGGATTACCAAACGGACGGGTCCTTTATTTAAGGAACGTCAGCGTAATTTGGGAGAACTGAACGGATATATTGAAGAAACCTTGTCTGGGCAGCGAATTATTAAAGCTTTTTCTCAGGAGGAACGAGTTCTTACTGCGTTTAAAGAGCGAAATGATCGAATTCGTCTATCAGGATTTTGGGCCCAGACGATATCGGGGTTTATTCCCAAGCTGATGAATGGGCTGAACAATCTTAGTTTTGCCATTATTGCAGGGATTGGCGGGATTATGGCAATCTCAGGTTCGATTAGTGTTGGGGTCATTATTATTTTCGCTGAGTATGCTCGGCAGTTCACAAGACCGCTGAATGATCTCGCAAACCAGTGGAATACAATCTTATCTGCGATTGCAGGAGCGGAGCGAGTCTTTGAAATTATGGACGAAGACCCTGAGGTAATAGATGAAGCTGGAGCTAAGAAATTAGGTCATGTAGAAGGTGCCGTGAAGTTTGAACATGTTTCTTTTGGCTATGAAGAAAAAGGAGCTACTCTTCAGGATATTTCTTTTGAAGCCAAACCAGGGGAAATGATTGCACTTGTTGGACCTACAGGGGCAGGTAAAACTACGCTGATTCAGTTAATTTCGAGGTTTTATAGTCCTGATCAAGGAACGATTACCGTAGATGGTCAGGATGTAACGACCATACAGCGGAAGAGTCTGCGCTCTCATATGGCTTTTGTACTGCAAGATTCATTCCTTTTTGAGGGAACGATTCGTGAAAATATCCGCTATGGTCGCTTGGACGCTAGCGATGAAGAAGTAGAGGAAGCGGCAAAGATGGCGAATGCTCATTCTTTTATTACTAGACTTAAGAATGGCTATGACCAAGTACTTCATGCTGATGGGAGCGGGATTAGTCAGGGTCAAAAGCAACTGCTCGCTATTGCCCGGGCAATGCTCGCGAATCCTGCTATGCTTGTTCTTGATGAAGCGACCAGCAGTATTGATACGGTAACGGAGATTAAGATTCAAGAAGGATTGCAGCGTCTGATGCAGGGCAGAACCAGCTTTGTTATTGCTCACCGGCTGAATACAATTCGCCAGGCTGACAAGATTCTTGTGATGCAGCATGGGAGGCTGATTGAGCAAGGGTCGCATGAGGAGTTGCTGGGGGCGAACGGATTTTATAGTGAGTTGTATCATGCGCAGCTGAAAAAGAACGTGGTGTAA